GTCGGATTGCGATTGATGAAGTTCGCCAGCGGATCCGCGGCGACCAGCATGACGGTCACTGCGACCACCACCGCCACCATCATGATCGCGACATGCTCCGTCATGCCCACGGCCGTCAGGATCGAATCGATCGAGAAGACGATGTCGAGCATCAGGATCTGGACGATCGCGGCGCCGAAGCCGAGTGTCGCCCTGGCCGTGTCGAACACGTCTCCATTGGGTTCCGGATCGACATTGTGGTGTATTTCCTTGGTCGCCTTCCAGACCAGGAACAGGCCGCCGGCGATGAGGATCAGATCGCGCCAGGAAAAACTGGTCTCGAATGCGGGCTCGCCGTGGGCGCCGACCGGCCCGGTGATGCCGAGATCGAACACCGGCGCCTTGAGGCCGACCAGCCAGGCGATCGAGAACAACAGAGCGAGCCGAAGAATCAGCGCAAGGCTGATTCCGATCT
The nucleotide sequence above comes from Sphingosinicella sp. BN140058. Encoded proteins:
- a CDS encoding TerC family protein yields the protein MDGISALLADPAAWAALVTLIVMEVVLGIDNLIFISILSNKLPEAQRQKARKIGISLALILRLALLFSIAWLVGLKAPVFDLGITGPVGAHGEPAFETSFSWRDLILIAGGLFLVWKATKEIHHNVDPEPNGDVFDTARATLGFGAAIVQILMLDIVFSIDSILTAVGMTEHVAIMMVAVVVAVTVMLVAADPLANFINRNPTVVMLALGFLLMIGAVLIADGFGVHVPKGYIYAAMAFSAGVESLNIFARRRKARAADQKAGGGSGDVTRH